ATGGTTTATAGCTTCTTTGGGCAGTTCCGTTCTGGGATGATGGAATAATACAATTTCCCCTTTTGATTGGTGGAAACCAATATTCAATCGTTCCGCCCTGGTAAAGGCTTCCGATGTACTTACCTGTATGATCTCAATTTCTGGATGGTTGGCAAACCCAACAAGTGAATTCTGAAATAAGGAATTTTCGCCATTGTCTGTTGGAATGATGATACTGAGCATTGGAATTAACTTTTGCTTCTATCAAATTTTAAAACCATAAAAATGAAAAGCGAAAACTAGAGATCCTATTTGTTAGAAACCTCCATTCCGGAGGCTTTACTAGTATTTAAATTTTTATTTTACTCTTTGCTAATCGAAAATTTGGGAAGAAAGTAACCAATGTCCCTACCATTTGTTGGATCTGGTTGGCCTGGTCCAGGTGTCGGAAGTACCCATTGGTCTAAGTATTTTCCATTTGTAGAAATAAAGTTTGGATTGAAATAGTATTCTTTATATTCATTTGGTTTATAATCAAACTTCAAAAAATCAATGGAAGAAAACTTAGCGAAAGGCATTCCTTGTTCTGTTTGGTAAACAAAATTATACAACGAAGACATATTTAAAACCAATGTCTCTCTGTTTCCTTCTGGCAATTCTAAAACAATCAAACCGTCTTCATTATAACGATCCATAATATAATCATTGTCTAAATATTCAAAATCCAATCTGTCTGTAAATGGAGCAGTTAACAAACCCCAGAATGGATTCCCAATGGGATCCGCAAGTTCAGCTGCCTCTGTACCAGCATTTTTATGAACACGTGGATGATAGTTCTTGAGAGTGTCCAATGCCAAATAACCTGTTGTTGCAGATATTGGATATTCGATCGTATTTACTTTTTCAATTCCGTCATCAAACGGATATGCCATAACAAAATTTCTTTTTCCATGCTGAGGGTCGGCCTTTCCCTGTTCCGATTCATTCCACATATTGTAGATAAAATATTTGTTATGCGGGTTAACTAATTTAGTTTCATCTAATTCGCATTTGATATAACCAATATGAAGGCCGATCCGATCATACTTTCCGTCTTTCCATGCAAATGCATTAGTATTTTCGGGACCTCCAATTCCAAAAATTGTTTTTCCCGAATCAAGCGGATACGAAACTTTCATTCGACCACCACTTAGGTTATCAATCCACTTCCCATCAAATACGACTGTCGAAGCATTTGTGATTCGTTCTTGGCCAGAAGAGATAATCCCTTTTTCCCATAAAAAAATGGATCGAACTTCTATCCTTGCCCGCTGACAACCTACTGAGTGGTTTAGTTTCCCGTCATTTAAAAACCGACTTGGGAGAGATTGGTTTCCAAGACCAGACCGTGTATTTTGAAATAAAAATTGTGAGTTTTGTGGATCCACAATTCGAAATGAAATATTTTTCTGAGAAAGAAATAATGAACCTAAAATCAATGCATCGGTGAGGTCATTATTTTTTGCTGGTTTACAAAACAATACACTCAGTAATAATAAAAATGTAAAATTAACTTTCATACTGATATTCCAAATTTTAGCATATTATAAACTTAACAGTTGCAATGTGCATTGAAAAAAAAGGAAAACAATGATTTTTTAAAGAAAAATTTAATTAATTTCCAAAAACCGTTAAAAACGTTTTAAAAGCGCTCGAAAACCAGAATGAACGTTCTTAGAAAAAATGGCCAAGAATTTCCATGTAAATAAAGGAAAAAACTTGGCCCTTTAGGATATCGCTCGATTTCAAAAATCAGAATTCTCTAATACGATTGCAATCCCTTGCCCTCCACCGATACAAAGAGAAGCCACTCCAAAACGCAAATTTTTTCTTCGCAACTCATAGGCAAGAGTGAGTATGACACGTGTTCCGCTGGCACCAAGTGGATGTCCAATGGCAATGGCTCCTCCATTCACATTCGTTTTTTCTGGGTTTAATTTTAACTCTCGTATAACAGCCAAAGTTTGGGCGGCATAAGCTTCGTTGATTTCAAACAAATCTACTTCATCCATCTGAACTCCAGCATTTGCCAATGCTTTTGGGATAGCAAAAACTGGACCAAGGCCCATCATTTTAGGATCACAACCTACATTCGCATATCCTAATATTTTTGCCAATGGTTTTAGATTTTTCTTTTGAGTCCATTTCTCCGACGCAATGAGAAGAGATGTGGCTCCATCATTGATCCCTGAAGAATTCCCTGCAGTGACACTCCCTTCTTTCAGAAAAACAGTCGGTAATTTCTTAAGTTGTTCAACACAGGACACTCCTCGGATCTGTTCATCCTTTTGGATGACAATTGCATTTTTCCCTTTACTAATCATGGGAACTATCTCTTCAGATAATACTCCTGACTCTGTTGCCTTTTCTGCGCGGACTTGAGAAATACCCGCCCAATCATCCTGATCCGATCTAGAAATTTGATACTGTTTTGCAATGTTTTCAGCAGTCTCTCCCATTGTTAAATCTACAAAACAATCAGTTAAACTTTGTGCTAAACGGTCTTCGAGTATTGTGTCTCCATACTTATTTCCCCACCTAACATTTTTTACAACAAAAGGAGCATTACTCATGGATTCGGTTCCACCAACAAGTAATAGATCGTTTTCAAATGAAAGAATTTTACGGGAACCAATGATAACACTTTCCATTCCAGATCCGCAAAGGCGATTGACCGTAAGTGCACTTGAGTTTTCTTTTAGCCCTGACCTCAGCCCAATATGTCTTGCCAGATAGGCAGAATCCTTATCATCTTGGATTACGTTCCCATAAATGGATTCTTCAATTTCTTCAGGATCCAATCCTGTTTTACGAATCGTTTCTTTTGCCGAAATGACCCCAAGCTCTGACGAACTATAATCTTTTAATCCACCACCAAATTTTCCAAACGGAGTTCTGACTCCATCTAATATAACTACCATTGTTTTCTCCTTTTATAGTGTATATACACTGTATACTAATCAGTTTTTGCTAAATTTAAACCATTCTATTTATTTACTCGGTTTCCAAACCAACCTGCAAAACAGGAAGCTCTCTTAATTCGGTTAAACTATTTAAGGTTAGTTTGAACGCAGATTTCCCCAACTCATCAATCATTGTTTTTTGTGCCAACCTCCAAAATTCTATCGCTTGAGCCAATTTGGATTCCCCCTTTTTTGTTAGAGTGAGACTCCTTACATTACCAATTTCTTTTTTTTCTATATTGATTAGACCGTCTCGATTCAAAATTTCTAAACTTCTCTGCAAAGTAGTTCGATCAATGTCAGTAACGCGAGAAAGATCAGTAATACTGAGATCTTTTCCATATTCAATCCCGGCAAGTACGGTGAATTGTGTGATCCGAAGCCCAGATGGTTTTAACATTGAATCATAATAACTCGTGACGAGCCGACTTGTCCTTCGGAGGCTTAAATTCAAACAGGACAATCCAATTTGTTTTAAATCTTCATGAGAGTATTTCATTTCAAACCACCTAAGTAGCAAGAAAAGTGCATATACACCATTCTATCAACAAAATGACAACACTCACTTTTTACACCCACTCCTGCAAAAA
The nucleotide sequence above comes from Leptospira harrisiae. Encoded proteins:
- a CDS encoding MarR family winged helix-turn-helix transcriptional regulator is translated as MKYSHEDLKQIGLSCLNLSLRRTSRLVTSYYDSMLKPSGLRITQFTVLAGIEYGKDLSITDLSRVTDIDRTTLQRSLEILNRDGLINIEKKEIGNVRSLTLTKKGESKLAQAIEFWRLAQKTMIDELGKSAFKLTLNSLTELRELPVLQVGLETE
- a CDS encoding thiolase family protein, encoding MVVILDGVRTPFGKFGGGLKDYSSSELGVISAKETIRKTGLDPEEIEESIYGNVIQDDKDSAYLARHIGLRSGLKENSSALTVNRLCGSGMESVIIGSRKILSFENDLLLVGGTESMSNAPFVVKNVRWGNKYGDTILEDRLAQSLTDCFVDLTMGETAENIAKQYQISRSDQDDWAGISQVRAEKATESGVLSEEIVPMISKGKNAIVIQKDEQIRGVSCVEQLKKLPTVFLKEGSVTAGNSSGINDGATSLLIASEKWTQKKNLKPLAKILGYANVGCDPKMMGLGPVFAIPKALANAGVQMDEVDLFEINEAYAAQTLAVIRELKLNPEKTNVNGGAIAIGHPLGASGTRVILTLAYELRRKNLRFGVASLCIGGGQGIAIVLENSDF